The genomic stretch GACGACGATGGCGGCGAAGGGGTCGCCGCGCCCGACGTTCCGGGTGGAGAGGTACTCCTGCAGCTCGAGCAGGATCCGCGTCCCCGCGGGGATGATGACCGGCCCCCGTGACGGGGGCGGCGGCTCGGGACCGGACGGGGTCTGGACGGTCTGGAGGTCCTCCTCGAGTTCGTAGAACCGGTCGATCAGGAGGTTTTGCCGGCCGGCGTACCCCTCGGCGTATCCCCGGGCAAAACCCTCCCGGTAGGCCCGCTGATAAACCACCGCGTAGCGCCACTTGTCGGAATACCCGCGGTCCGCCTTCTGGTAGAGGGGGCTCGTCTGGATGTCGGACCGGCCGCGGAATTTCGCGTCGCCGACGCCCAGGTCGTACCCGTCCAGGTACCCGTTCTGGAACCCCATGCCCGCGCTGATCAGGCGCCCGTAATCACGATGAACGGCCTCGGGGTCGTTCTGCGCGGGGAAAGACCCCGCCCAGGCCGCCGACAGGGCCAGCACCGACAACAGCCGGAGTATCGCCGATCTCCTCATGACAGCCTCCTTCCGGCCCGGCCCCGTGGCGTGCCGCCCGGCCGGGGCCCTGGCCGGGACTCTGGGATTTCGCCGGTGGCGAACCGTGTCCGCCGGTCAGCGGGCGGGCTCGGCGAAGCGCCCGTCCTGGAGTTCGATGTCGTCGGGGGTCCCCCACTTCCGGTCCGGCCCGGCGGACCGGATCCGGTAGTGGGCGCCGTCCTCCCCGTGGTACCGGAGCGGGGTGGTCCAGGCGTCGAAGGCCACCGGGTGGTCCAGGTGGGCCGGGCACAGGAGGTCGTTGAGGGCGGTGATGTCGCCCGTTTTCGGAAAATCCCCCGTCTCGCGGAACCGCAGCAGCAAGGCCGCCACCAGTTCCAGCATCGCCCGGCGCGTCTCGATGGTCCGCAGGTCCTTCAGGGCGGACCGGAGGACGGGGACCTTTTCCCAGCCGCCGTCCGGCATGCGGACTTCGCTGACCTCCCAGCCGCCGCCTTTCTTCGTCATCATCAGGCTGACGTTCAGGCGGACCTCCGCCGTGGCCTGCCCCCCCATCTGGGAGACGCTGACCACGTCCACGTCCTTCTTTCCCGGGGAGAGATCCGGCATGGACAGGATCGCCTTCCGGGCGTCGTACCGGTTCAGGGCCGCCAAGGCCCCAGCGGTCGCCCACACCGTGCAGAGAACCAACACCCAGCGGAGCCCATGGCGCATGTTTCCTCCCGACGTACCGTCCCAAGGATTGGAACCCTTTTTTCCGCGAACGGTTCAAATCCAGTTTATCGGACAAGGCATGAAAATTCAAGGGGCGGGGACAGCTCGTCCAGGAGGCGGCCGAGGGCGTCGAACATCTCCGGGACGGTGGAGAACGGCAGGGTCGCCGTCAGGACGCCCTCCGGCGAGAAGGCCAGCGGCGCGCCGGCCTGGACCTTCCGGACGATGGCCTCGGGGTTCACCCTCGAGTCGCGGGAGAGCTGGATCCGGAAGGTGTCCTGCCGGCGCACGATGGCGGGGATATTCATCCGCATCGCCCGTGCCTTGAGGCGGGCGTAGTCGAAGAGCCACTCCACCACCTCGGGGAAGGGGCCGTAGCGGTCCCGGACCTCCGCCTGGAGGCCGGCGAGGGACACCTCGTCGCCCGTGGAGGCGATCCGCTTGTAGAGCTGGAGGCGCAGCCCCTCCTGGGCGATGTAGGTCTCGGGGATGCGCAGGCGCACCTGGAGCTGGATGTTGAGGGCCTCGGGCGCCACGTACGCCTCGCCGCGGATCTCCTTCACCGCCTCCTCCATCAGGCGGCAGTAGGTCTCGAAGCCCACCGTCATCATGTGGCCGTGCTGCTCGGCCCCCAGCACGTTTCCCGCGCCCCGGATCTCCAGGTCCAGGGCGGCCAGGCGGAACCCCGAGCCCAGTTCGGTGAAGTCGCGGATGGCGGCCAGCCGCCGTCTCGCCGTCTCGGAGAGGTCGTCGAAAGTGGGTACCAGGAGGAGGGCGTAGGCCCGGCGGTTGGAGCGGCCCACGCGCCCGCGGAGCTGGTAGAGCTGGGCCAGGCCGAACATGTGGGCCTTGTTGACCACGATGGTGTTCACCAGGGGGATGTCGATCCCGTTCTCGATGATGGTGGTGCTCACCAGAACGTCGAAGCGGTGCAGCATGAAGTCGAGGATGACCTTCTCCAGCTCCTTCTCCGCCATCTGGCCGTGGGCGACGCCGATCCGCGCCTCCGGGACGAGCTGCCGGACCCGGTCGGCCCGCGCGTGGATGGACTCCACCCGGTTGTGGACGAAGTAGACCTGCCCGCCGCGGGTCAGTTCCCGGGTGATCGCCTCGGCCACCGCGTCGTCGGAGTGCTTCATCACCTGGGTCTGGATGGAGAGGCGGTCCTTGGGCGGCGTCTCGATGACGGAGACATCCCGGATCCCCGAGAGGGTCATGTAGAGGGTGCGGGGGATGGGGGTCGCCGAGAGGGTGAGCACGTCCACCTCGGCGCGCATGGTCTTGATCCGCTCCTTGTGGGTGACGCCGAAGCGCTGCTCCTCGTCCACCACCAGGAGCCCCAGGTCCTGGAAGGCCACGTCCTTCGAGAGCAGGCGGTGGGTGCCGATGACGACGTCCACCTTCCCTGCCGCCAGGTCCTTGAGGGTGTCCCGCACCTGCTCGGGCCGGCGGAAGCGGCTGACCAGCTCGATGCGGAAGGGGAAGGAGGCGAAGCGGCCCAGGAAGGTGTTGTAGTGCTGAAAGGCGAGGACGGTGGTGGGCGTGAGCACGGCCACCTGCTTGCCGGCGCTGACGGCCTTGAAGACGGCCCGCATGGCCACCTCCGTCTTGCCGTAGCCCACGTCGCCGCACAGCAGGCGGTCCATGGGTCGGGGCGACTCCATGTCCCGCTTGATCTCCGCCACCGCCCGGAGCTGGTCGGCGGTGGGCTCGTGCTCGAACATGTCCTCGAACTCCCGCATCCAGTGGTCGTCGGGCGGGAAGGGGTGCCCCTCGGCCACCGTGCGCCGCGCGTAGAGCTTGATCAGCTCGTCAGCCATCTCCCGGACGGCCTTCTTGATCTTCGCCCGGCTCTTCTTCCAGGCCGTCCCCCCGAGCCGGTCCACGGCGGGCGGCGCCCCCTCCGCGCCGGTGTACTTCTGGAGCAGGTCCATGCGCTCCACGGGGATGTAGACCCGCGCCCGGTCGGCGTACTCCAGGAGGGCGAACTCCTGCTCCACCCCCGCGGCGGCGATCTTCTCGAGCCCCCGGAAGACCCCGACGCCGTGGTCGAGGTGCACCACGTAGTCCCCGGGCTTCAGTTCCCGGAAGTCGGAGAAGAAGGCGGAGGCACGGCTGGACCGGGGGGCCTCGCGCCGGGACGGGGCGGTCCGGGGGAAGATGTCGTAGGACCCCAGGACCGCCAGCGAGGCCCCGGGGAGCCGGAACCCCCGCTCCAGGGGCCCCTGGGCGATCACCACCCGCCGGGCGCCGGAGAGGTCCATCTCCTCCCAGCGGAAGCCCGCTTTCCAGGTGTGGGGGACCTCGTACTCTTCCAGGAGGTGGTGGATGCGGGCGCACCGCCCCTCGGACGAGAGCACGAAGAGCACGTGCTCCTTCGTCCCCGCGAGGTAGCGCACCAGGCCGGTGAAGTCCCCGAGGAAGGACGACGTGGCCGTCCCCCGAAGGGAGACGGGCGCTTCGGCCCCGTCGGCGAAGGCGGGGAACCTAACGAGGGGAGCGGCGGCAAGACGGGCGGCCACCCTGGCGGGCGCATGCGCGTGAGCGTCGGGCGCCAGGGCGGGATGACCGCGCTCCAGGGCCGCGGCGTACTCACGCTCCAGGGTTTCGTGAGCCTTTTCAAGGCCGTCCGCCGCCGTGCCGGCGAGGTCGAGGACCAGCCCGGGCGCCCGGTCAAGGTAGTCCAGGAGCGAGGACGCCTGGGAGGCCACGAGGCCCAGGAGGAACTCCCCCCCGGCGGGGAAGGCGCCGGCCTCGAGCTGGTCGCGGATCTCCGTGAGCGCCGGGAGGAAGCCGGGGTCCCCGAAACGGCTCTCCAGGGGGGCGAGGAGGGCCTCCGGCGACACCTCGCCCACCGGGAAATGGGTCAGGGGGAGCAGCGTGACCCGGTCCACGGCCCCCAGGGAGCGCTGGGTCTCGGGGTCGAAGAGGCGGACCGACTCGACGCAGTCGCCGAAGAAGTCGAAGCGGTAGGGGTTCTTCGCCCCGGGCGGAAACACGTCCATCATGCCGCCGCGCACGGCGAACTCCCCCACCTCGGTGACCGGGTCCTCTGCGGAGTAGCCCATCCGGACCAGCCGGGCGCGGAGGTCGGGGAGGGAGTAGTCCCGGTTGACCCGGATCTCCAGGACCCGGCCGAGGAAGTCGTCGGGTGACGGCAGGCGGTCCAGCAGGGCGGCGGGGGTGGTGGCCAGGACGCGGACGCCCCCGTCCAGCAGGCGCCAGAGGGTCTCGCAGCGCTCTTCCAAGAGACGGGGGTGTGGCGACAGGCCGCGGTAGGGCTCCACGTCCAGGGCAGGGAACCGGGCAACCCCCTCGGGGTCCTCGCCGGCGGCCTGGAGGTGCCACCGGGCCTGCAGCGCCACCTGGTCCGCGGTGTCGGCGTCGGGGGCCAGCAGGAGCACGGGGCCTTCCGACAGCCGGGAGAGCACCGCGACCGCCAGGGGCTGGAGGGTCTCCGGGAGCCCTTCCACCGTCAGCGGCTGCCCCGCGGGGGGCAGCTTCCCGGCGAAATGGGCCTCGACGAAACGCCAGGGGTTCACGGCCGCACCCCCGTATAGAACACCGCCACACCGAAGAGGAAGCGGCGGAAGCGGACGCGGCGGAAACCGGCCGCTTCCATCCGTTCGGCCATCACCCGGGGGGGCGGGAAGGCGTCCACCGATGCCGGCAGGTACGTGTAGGCCGCCGGATCGCCGGAGACCCGCCGGCCGATCCGCGGTGCAACGCCGTGGAACCAGAGCCGGAACAGGACGCCGAACCCCGGGAGCCACGGGCGGGACAGTTCCAGGATGCCGGCCACACCGCCCGGGCACAGGACCCGGTGCATCTCGGCGAGCCCCGCCGGAAGGTCGGCGTAGTTCCGGACGCCGAACGCCACCGTCACGGCGGCGAACGTGGCGTCGGGAAACGGGAGCTGGAGGGCGTCCGCGGCCAGGAATCGGACCCGGCCGCCCAGGGTGCGGTCCCGGGCCTTGCGAGCGGCGATGTCCAGCATGGGCAGGGAGAAGTCGGCGGCGGTGACCGGGCCGAGGCGGGCGGCCTCGAAGGCGAAATCGCCGGTGCCGCAGCACAGGTCGAGGATCCGGCGCGGCAGGGGGAGACCGGCCCGGGCCAGGCGGCGGACGGAGGCCTTCCGCCAGGCGATGTCCGCGCCGGCGCTGAGCAGGTGGTTGAGGAGGTCGTAGCGGCGGGCGATGCCGTCGAACATCCGGCGCACCTGGCGGGCTTTTTCGAGGTTCGGGTTTTCCGCCTGTTTCATGAGCGCATCCGGTGTCGGGATAGGGGTTTCATGTCCGGAAAATGTCCCCGGAAGCCCGTCGAAACAGGTTATTATATCGCCCTCGGCCAGCGCGGTAAATGGTTTTGGCGTGCGCCGTCACGGCGGTTCGACTCCTCCAGGCCGATGGCGAGATGACGTGGCGGCGCTTTGGATCGATGACGCCGGACAGGCGGGGGAGGGGAACCGGGGGCGAAGGCGGCGTCGTTATATCGTATTCACGAGGGCCAAAACCATTTCTGATGTCTGGGCGGCAGACCCGATGACCGTTGAACGGGCAAAAGCGGCAGCTCGAGGACTCGCGCCGCACTCCGAAGGCTCAGACGATGCCGGCGTGCTTGCAGAGGATGTAGAGGTTGTCGCTGAGCGGCTGGAGGAACTCGAAGACCCGCTCACCGTCCGTCTCCCGCCAGTCGGGGCCGGCTTTCTCCGGGGTGAGGCCCTTCCGGCTGAGCTGCACCGCCCCGAACGAGTGGGTCTCCCCGCGGATCAGGGGAACGCAGAGCATCTTCTGGATGGGGATCTGGTTGGGGTTGTTCTTCTTGAAATCCTCGAAGAGGCTCAGGTGCTGGGTGCTGTGGAACCGGTTGTCGATGCCGACGGAGCGGGTCTGCATGACCTTGACGACGAACGCCCGGGTGTAGCTGTAGGGGATGAACCCCGCCTTCTCCAGGTACTTGGGCCGGAGAAAGCGCACGTTGTTCATCTTGTCGAGGAGCAGGACGGCCACCTCGTCGTCCCGCACCGTCATCAACCGGCACAGCTCCCCGTGGAGCATCGAGATGACCTCCTGGAACACCTTCTCGTAGTCGACACCTGCCGATTCCTTGACGATGTTGGCCAGGATCCGCTTCAAGGGTTCCATGTCGTCCCTCCTA from Acidobacteriota bacterium encodes the following:
- the mfd gene encoding transcription-repair coupling factor, with translation MNPWRFVEAHFAGKLPPAGQPLTVEGLPETLQPLAVAVLSRLSEGPVLLLAPDADTADQVALQARWHLQAAGEDPEGVARFPALDVEPYRGLSPHPRLLEERCETLWRLLDGGVRVLATTPAALLDRLPSPDDFLGRVLEIRVNRDYSLPDLRARLVRMGYSAEDPVTEVGEFAVRGGMMDVFPPGAKNPYRFDFFGDCVESVRLFDPETQRSLGAVDRVTLLPLTHFPVGEVSPEALLAPLESRFGDPGFLPALTEIRDQLEAGAFPAGGEFLLGLVASQASSLLDYLDRAPGLVLDLAGTAADGLEKAHETLEREYAAALERGHPALAPDAHAHAPARVAARLAAAPLVRFPAFADGAEAPVSLRGTATSSFLGDFTGLVRYLAGTKEHVLFVLSSEGRCARIHHLLEEYEVPHTWKAGFRWEEMDLSGARRVVIAQGPLERGFRLPGASLAVLGSYDIFPRTAPSRREAPRSSRASAFFSDFRELKPGDYVVHLDHGVGVFRGLEKIAAAGVEQEFALLEYADRARVYIPVERMDLLQKYTGAEGAPPAVDRLGGTAWKKSRAKIKKAVREMADELIKLYARRTVAEGHPFPPDDHWMREFEDMFEHEPTADQLRAVAEIKRDMESPRPMDRLLCGDVGYGKTEVAMRAVFKAVSAGKQVAVLTPTTVLAFQHYNTFLGRFASFPFRIELVSRFRRPEQVRDTLKDLAAGKVDVVIGTHRLLSKDVAFQDLGLLVVDEEQRFGVTHKERIKTMRAEVDVLTLSATPIPRTLYMTLSGIRDVSVIETPPKDRLSIQTQVMKHSDDAVAEAITRELTRGGQVYFVHNRVESIHARADRVRQLVPEARIGVAHGQMAEKELEKVILDFMLHRFDVLVSTTIIENGIDIPLVNTIVVNKAHMFGLAQLYQLRGRVGRSNRRAYALLLVPTFDDLSETARRRLAAIRDFTELGSGFRLAALDLEIRGAGNVLGAEQHGHMMTVGFETYCRLMEEAVKEIRGEAYVAPEALNIQLQVRLRIPETYIAQEGLRLQLYKRIASTGDEVSLAGLQAEVRDRYGPFPEVVEWLFDYARLKARAMRMNIPAIVRRQDTFRIQLSRDSRVNPEAIVRKVQAGAPLAFSPEGVLTATLPFSTVPEMFDALGRLLDELSPPLEFSCLVR
- a CDS encoding ubiquinone/menaquinone biosynthesis methyltransferase, coding for MKQAENPNLEKARQVRRMFDGIARRYDLLNHLLSAGADIAWRKASVRRLARAGLPLPRRILDLCCGTGDFAFEAARLGPVTAADFSLPMLDIAARKARDRTLGGRVRFLAADALQLPFPDATFAAVTVAFGVRNYADLPAGLAEMHRVLCPGGVAGILELSRPWLPGFGVLFRLWFHGVAPRIGRRVSGDPAAYTYLPASVDAFPPPRVMAERMEAAGFRRVRFRRFLFGVAVFYTGVRP